The genomic interval CAGCGTGAGCTTGTTCTGGTGAAGGTCCGGGCCGACAACGAGACCCGCTCCCAGATCGTCGAGATCGTCCAGTTGTTCCGCGCCAAGACCGTGGACGTCTCGCCGGAGGCCGTGACCATTGAGGCCACCGGCGGCGCCGACAAGCTCGAAGCGATGCTCAAGATGCTGGAGCAGTTCGGTATCAAGGAGCTCGTCCAGTCCGGAACGATCGCCATAGGGCGCGGCTCCCGGTCGATCACGGACCGCAGCCTGCGCGCCCTCGACCGCTCCGCCTGACCCAGCGCGCCGGTCCCGCTGTTCGC from Streptomyces spiramyceticus carries:
- the ilvN gene encoding acetolactate synthase small subunit, encoding MSKHTLSVLVENKPGVLARITALFSRRGFNIDSLAVGTTEHPEISRITIVVNVIEALPLEQVTKQLNKLVNVLKIVELEPAAAIQRELVLVKVRADNETRSQIVEIVQLFRAKTVDVSPEAVTIEATGGADKLEAMLKMLEQFGIKELVQSGTIAIGRGSRSITDRSLRALDRSA